In the Deinococcus aerius genome, CGGCACGGGTGAACTTCGTCATGGGCGACTTCTCCTGCGCGGGCACCGTGGCCCCGGGTCAGATTCTGCTCGCCCTGGAGTTCTTCCCCCCGGTCGAGGCGTGGCCCCTCGCCCTGCCCCACCTACCGCTCCCGGGGCCGCACGCGCTGCCCGCCCGGCTGGCCCACGAGCTGGTGCATGTGCAGCAACTCGCGCGCTGCCCGGACCTCGCCCTCGCCGAGCCGACCGTGCTGGAACTGGCCCTGCTGGAGGGCGCGGCCGAGTACGTCGGCGAACGGCTGAGCGGCGGGCTGACCGCCCCGCACGCGCATCTGTTTGGCCAGATGAACGCCGCCGAGGTCTGGGCGGCCTTCCGCGAGGAGGCGGATTCGCGCGACGGGTCCGCCTGGGTCCACGGCAGCCCTGCCCGCCCCGAGTGGCCCGCCGACCTTGGGCACTTCGTCGGCTACGAACTCTGCCGGGCCTACCACGAGCGGCACGCGGCGGAGGCGAACGTCATCCGGGACATCCTCCACGCTTTCGAGTCCCCCGAACGGTTCCTCCTCCCGGTCAGAGAACGCCCCGGTAAATCTCGTCCAGGGTGATGGACCGGCCCAGGCAGGGGAGATCGATGCTGCCGCTGCCGCTCAGGTCCTGGAGTGCCCACCCGCCCGGCCCCCGACCGTAGGCGTACACGCGCCGCTCCCGCTGCTCCACGATCAGGTATGTCTGGAGGCTGGGAATGGCCGTGTACACGCCGTACTTGCCGAAGCGGTCGTGGGCGGCGGTGCTGTCGGACAGAACTTCCACCAGCAGGCAGGGGGAGGTCTTGGCATATCGGTCGTTGTCATTCCGGTCGCAGACCAGCATCACGTCCGGGTAGAAGAAAGAGGCGCTGTCCTCCACCCTCAATTTCATGTCGTTCTGGTAGAGGCGGCAGCCTGCCCGGACGGCGTCGGCGTACAGCACGCCGAAGATGTTTCCGGCAATCAGCACGTGCGGCTCGCTGGCCCCCGCCTGGGCATGCAGCGGGTAGACGAAGCCGCCCACGTACTCGCGCTTGTAGGGGCTCTTCTCCTCCGTCCGCAGGTACTCCTCCACGCTCATCGCTCGGGGGGCGGGGTCGCTCATGCGTCTATCGTAGCCGCGCCAGGTCGTCCCACACCAGCCGCACCTCGCGCAGCTCGCCGCCGGGGACGCTCTCGGTCTTCTCGCCCGCCTCGCGGCCTCCCCGGCGCAGATACCACTCCCGGGTGGGGTTCTCAGCGAGGACCCATAGGGCCAGACTCCGGTGTCCACGTGCGTGCAACTCCCGGGCCAGCGCCGAGAGGAGGGCCCGCCCCATCCCCTGTCCCTGCGCGGCCTTCAGGGCATAGAGCGTGAACAGTTCCGCGTCGATCCCGGGATGGTCGCGGGGCGGCCCGGCGGACGCGAACGCCACGACCTCCCCACCCCGCTCGGCGACGAGGACGACCTGGGCCGGGTCGGCGGTGGCCCCCTCCCACATCCGTTGCCGCCGCTCGCGGGCCGCGCCGTCCGTCACCCGGTCCAGAAAGTCCTGCGGCATCCGCCCCGTGTACGTCTCCCGCCAGCTCGTCACGTGGACGTGGGCGATGGCCGGGGCGTCGGCGGGTGTGGCGGGCCGGACGGTGAAGGACATGGCCCAAAGGGTAGCTGGGCGGGCGGCCCGGAGTTGCGAAATCTGTCAGACCTTCCTGCTTACCCTGGACCGATGGTGCGGCCCGTGCCCGGCGACGCGGAGGAGACCCCGGAATTCCAGTTCCGGCACCGCTCCCTCCTCGTCATCCTGGGGTGCGTGCTGGGCGCGTCCATCGTCACCCTGTGCGTCTCGGGGGCCTGGCTGTTCACGGCCCTGGACCGCCTGGTGCTCAGCTTTATCGTGGTCAAGAACGCCGTGCTGTTTGTCTGGCTGTGGCGCAGGCCCCGGGCGCTGGTGCGGGTGGGCGTCCTGGAACTCCTGTTCGAGGGCATCGGCGGCGTCGGCAAACTGTGGCTGGCCCTGATGGTCGATCAGACGGCCTACAGCCTGGGGGGCTACTCCTACTGGCTGATGCTGAACTACTTCATCGCCGCGCTGGTCTGGCGAGGTCGCGCGGCCCTGTGGGTGTCCCTGGGCTGGTTCGCGGTGCTGCTCACGCTGGGGGGTCTGTACTGGTTTTCCCCCGGTATTCCGGGGGGCACCAAGCAGCAGTACGGCAATACCCTCCTCCAGCTCTACCTGACGCACGCCACCCTGATCGCGTTCCTGACCCTCCAGGGCGGGCTGCTGCGGCAATACCTCCTCGCCATCCTGAGGGCCGAGCGCCACGCCCGCCTGGCGCACCTCGACGGGCTGACGGGCCTCGCCAACCGGCGGCAACTGGAGGAGTGGCTGCGGCTGGGCCGCGAGCGGGCGGAGGGAACCGGGCAGGACTGGAGCGTCATCCTCTTCGACCTCGACCACTTCAAACGGGTGAACGACACCCACGGGCACGCCGCCGGGGACGAGGTGCTCCGGGCCACCGCCGCCGCCGTCCGGGGGGTGCTGCGCAACGGCGAGTACCTGGGCCGCTGGGGGGGCGAGGAGTTCCTGGTGATCCTCCCGGGGGTGGGCCAGCCCGCCGCCGCCCGGGTGGCCTCGCGCCTTCAGGCGGCGGTGGCCGCCGCGCCGCATGGGGGCGTGGGGCCGGTGACGGTCAGTTGCGGCGTGGCGCAGGGCGCCCCCGGGGAAAGCGTCCCGGCGCTGCTCGCCCGAGCGGACGAGGCCCTGTACGCGGCCAAGCGGGGGGGCCGGGCCCTGGTGGAGGTGGCGGGCTGAGCGCGGCTCCCGCTCAGCCGCCCGCCTTCTCCTCCCGCGCCCGCCGCCACGCCACGTAGCTCACCCGGTCGATGGTGAAGGTGTCGCGCGTGCGGGTGTACGTACCCCGGCCCCCCATCCGCCCCACCAGGTCCAGGGCGGCGGTGTCCACGTACATCCGCGCCTCGTCGAGCAGGGCGTCCCCGCGCAGGTGCAGCCCCAGCACCTCGCCCAGGATTACGCGGGTGCGGCCGATCAGAACGGTTTGCACCTCGCGGCATTCCAGGGCGGCGGGGCTCCCGGCGACACGCGGCACACGGACCGAGACGCCCGGGGCGAGGGCTACCCCCAGCGTGTCCGGCTCCGCCATCCCGTGCGGAAAGTCCGTCGCGGTGGCGTTCATCAGGGGCGCGAGGTCGGCGCTCACGAGGTTCACGGTGAACTCCCCCCCGGGGCCGATGTGGAGCGCGGTGTCTTTCGGCGTGCCGTCCGCCCGGTCGCCGGGCCCGAAGGCCACGACCGCCGGGTCCGACCCCATCAGCCCGAAGTAGGAGAAGGGGGCGAGGTTGACGTGCCCGTCCGCGCCCAGGGTGCTCACCCAGGCGATGGGGCGGGGCACGACCACGTTCGTCACGAGCTTGTAGCGGTCGGCGGCGCTCAGGGCGGTGAGGTCGAAGTGGAAAAAGGGAGGCGGGGTCATGGCTCAGGGTAGCGGCCCCCGTCAAGGCCGCACTATCCTCGGCGGGTGCCGGAGAAGACCCCGTCCCTGAGCTACCGCGCGGCCTACGCGCGGCTCTCGCGCATCGCCGCCGAGCTGGAGACGGGCGAGGCCGACCTCGACCGCGTGCTGCCGCTGCTGGAGGAGGCCCGCGCCGCCTACGCCGCCTGCCGGGGGCGCATCGAGGCCGTGCGCGCGGTGCTGGCGGGCGAGTGGGGGGGCGCGGAGACGGACCCGGAGGATGAGGACGACGCGGACGAGGCCGCCGAAGACGGGGCGGAGGACGACCCCTACGCCGACCCGTTCTGACGCGCCTCCCGGGCGGCCGGGGGCGTATCCTCGCCTCATGAGTGACGCCCGCCCTTCCACCGCCACCCCCGCCGAGGGGGCCCGGGTGCCCCGGGTGATCCCCTGGGTCTACCGCCTGGTCGTCTTTACCACCACGCTGCCCATCTTTCTGCGCGGCCAGCGCGTCGAGATTCATGGCCGCGAGCACGTCCCGCCGCCCGGTACGCCGCTGATCGTGGCGGGCAACCACCGCACGGGCTTCGACCCCTTCCTGATCGCGTACAGCCTGCCGCCAGGCCGCTTTCTGCAGTTCATGGCGAAAAAGGAGCTGTTCGTGCCCGTGATCGGGGACATCATCCGGGCGGGGGGCTCCTTCCCGGTGGACCGCAGCGCGAATGACCTGGGGGCCGTGCGGACCAGCCTGCGCATCCTGCAAGCGGGGGGCACGCTCGGCATCTTCCCCGAGGGCACGCGCGGCGGCGGCGAGATGCAGGGGGGCGTGGCCCTCCTCGCGCTCAAGGGCAAGTCGCCCGTGCTGCCCGTGGGGCTCAGCCGCCAGGGCAGGCGCTGGATCGTGCGCTTCGGCGAGCCGCTGCCGCCCACGGGGGGCATGAAGGCCCTGACCGCCGCCCTCGGCGAGCGCCTGGCCGAACTCGCGCAGCCGGTGGGCGAAAGGGTCAGCGGGGGCTGAGGGCCGGTCACAGTGCCCCCGAGGGGCTATAGTGGCGCCGACGGAAGCGGGGGAAGCCGGTGGAACTCCGGCACTGTCGCGCAACGGTGACCGCTCGTGGGGCGGAAGTCCGAACACCCGCCCCGTCCCGGCCCGCGCCGCAGAGGCGTGGCCGGTGGCCTGACCTCTCGCGGAAAGAGGGACCGCCCGGACGATCCCCATGAGGGTCACAGCGTCTGGATGTGTTCACTTCCGCCCCCCACCCGGGGCGGCTTCGTTTTCCCTGAGGGCAAGGAGGAACGTATGAAGACCCTTCTGACCCTGACCGCCACCCTCGCCCTGACCGCCACCGCGGGCGCGACGAGCTATCCCCTCACTCTGACGGACGACCTGGGCCGCAAGGTTACCCTGAAGGCGGAACCGAAACGGATCGTCAGCGTGCTCCCCAGCACGACCGAGACGCTGTGCGCGCTGGGCCTCTGCGACCGCCTCGTGGGGGTGGACGACTACAGCGACTTTCCCCAGCAGGTCACCAAGCTCCCGAAGGTGGGCGGCCTGTACAACCCCAACATCGAGGCGATGGTGGCGCTGAAGCCCGACCTCGTGATCGTGAGCAAGTACGGCAAGCTCGTCGAGCCGCTCACCCAGGCGGGCGTGACGGTCCTGGCGATCAACCCCGAGACCTACGACGAGGTGTTCTCCAAGACCCTCACGCTGGGGCGGGTCGTCAACCGCGAGGCGCAGGCGAAACAGCTTGTTCTCAACATGCGCCGGGACATCGCCCGGGTCGAGATCCTGACGAGGAACGCCGTTCGCAAGCCCACGACCTACCTGGAGATCGACCCCACCCCGTACTCGGTCGGGCCGAACTCCTTCATGGGCGTGCTCCTCACCAAGGCGGGGGCGCGCAACATCATCCCTGCCAGCATGGGCGACTTCCCCAAGGTGGACCCCGAGTTCATCGTGAAGGCGAACCCTCAGCTCATGCTGGGGCTGGATGCCAAGGCTGCCGCGGGCCGTCCCGGCTGGAACACCATCCAGGCCGTGAAGGCGGGCCGGGTGCTGGAGATTCCGAAGGAACTCGACACCATCCTCAGCCGCCCCGGGCCGCGTCTGCCGCAGGCGCTGCGGGGCCTGGCCCGCCTCGTCCACCCCGAACTCTTCAAGTAAGGCGGTGAGCCGTGAGCCTTGAGGGGGAGGGGCGGGTACTCCCCGTTCCCACACGCGGGCCGCGACGCCTGGGCCGCACCGCCGCGCTGGTGGCCGTGCTGCTCGCCGCCGTCGTCCTCGCGGTGGGGCTGGGGAGCGTCACGATTCCGCCCGGTGACGTGCTCGGCGCCCTGTGGCGGGGCCTAAGTGGCGCCGACCTCGCCGGGAACGACGTGATCGTGTGGCAGATTCGCCTGCCGCGTGTGGCGATGGGTGTGCTCGTCGGCGCGTGCCTGGCCGTGTGTGGCGGCGCCTTTCAGGGCGTGTTCCGCAACCCGCTCGCCGACCCCTACCTGCTCGGTGTGGCGAGCGGGGCGGGGCTGGGCGCGACGGTCGGGATCGTGGCGGGGTGGCCGCGGGCGACCATTCCCCTCGTCGCGCTGGGCACGGCCCTGGGGGCGGTCGCGCTGGCCCTCGGCCTCGCGCGGGAGGGGCGGCGCTTTCCGCCCACCCGGCTGATCCTGGCGGGGGTGGTCGTCGGGAGCGTCCTCAGCGCCTTCTCCACCTTCCTGATCCTGCGCGGCGAGGACCGGGCGCGGCAGGTGCTCGCGTATACCCTGGGCGACCTGGGCTTCAGCGGGTGGCGGGACGTGGCGACGGTGCTGCCGTATGCCGCCGTTGGCTGCGGCGTGCTGATCCTGCTCGGCCGGGCGCTCGACACCCTGGGGCTCGGGGACCTGACGGCGCGCAGCCTGGGGGTGCCCGTCGAGCGGCTGCGGCTGCTCGTCGTGATCGCCGGGAGCGTGGCGACCGCCGCCGCCGTCGCGTATGTGGGCATCATCGGCTTCGTGGGGCTGATCGTGCCGCACGTCGTCCGGCTCGCGTGGGGGGCGAATCACCGCGTCCTGCTGCCCGTCTCCGCGCTCATGGGCGGGGCGCTCCTCGTGCTCGCGGACCTGCTCGCGCGGACGACCATCCTCTCGCAGGTCGGGGTGGTCACGACGCTGCTGGGGGGACCGTTCTTCCTGTGGCTGCTGCGGCGGGGACGGCATGAGTAGGGCGGTGGGCGCGGACACGCTGGAGGCCCGCGACCTTCACGTCCGGGCCGGGAGTTTCCCGGCGGTGCGTGGGGTCAGCGCCCCTTTCCGGGCCGGGCAGTTCGCCGCCGTGATCGGGCCGAACGGGGCGGGGAAAAGCACCCTGCTGCGCGCGTTGCTGGGCCTGAACCTCCCGGAGGCGGGGGAGGTCCGCCTCTCTGGCCGCCCTCTGCGCGAGTGGCCGCGGGCGGAACGGGCCCGCCGCCTCGCCTACCTCGCGCAGGGGGAGGCGCTGCCCCTGGACGCCCGCGTGCGCGACGTGGTGGCGCTGGGGCGCGGGGCGGGCGAGTGGCGCTGGGGCCTGATCCCCACCCGGCCCTGGACCCGGGCCGACGAGGACGCCGTGACGGACGCCCTGACCCGCACCGACACGCTGGGATTTGAGCATCGGCGCGTGGCGGAACTCTCGGGCGGTGAGCGGCAGCGGGTCAGCCTCGCCCGCGCGCTCGCCGGGCAGCCGCGCTTCCTGCTCCTCGACGAGCCGACGAACCACCTCGACCTCGCCTACGGGCTGGAGGTGATCCGCCACGCCCGCTGCGAGGCGGCGGGGGGGCTGGGCGTGATCGCCGTGCTGCACGACCTCAACCTCGCCGCCCGGGCCGACTGGCTGCTGCTGCTGCACGGGGGCCGGGCGCTCGCGCAGGGCACCCCGGAAGAAGTCCTCACCCCGGCGAACCTGCACGCCGCGTATGGCCTGCAGGCCCGCGTGATGCGGGACGCGGGGCGCCTCATCGTGATCCCGGAGGATTAGCCGATGCCGCCGAAGTTCTTTCCCACCCGGGGCCACCTCCTCGTCTGCCAGGGACCCCATTGCCAGGCAAGGGGCTCCAGCCTCCTGTACCGCGCCCTGTGGAACCACCTCGAACGCTCGGGCCTCGCCTACTACAAGAAGGGCGGCAGCCTGCGCCTCACCGAAAGCGGCTGCCTGGGCGCGTGCTCCTACGGCCCGACCGTCTGCGTGTACCGCCAGCGGGGGGGCGGGCTGGAGGAGGGCTGGTACGCGGCGACCGACTTCCCCCTGGCCGCGAGGATCGCGCAGGCCGTCCATGAGGGGGTGGAGTTGCCCGCCGAGCACAAGTACGGGCCGGAGGGGGAGGGGTAATCGGCCTCAACGGCACGTCCCCGTCAGCTCCGGGCGGTACTCGAAGTGCATCGTGCCGTGGTGATACCAGCGGCCCCCCCAGATCCAGCCGTGCCGCTCGAACACCCGCACCAGGGTGGGCGGAAGGCGGTTGCGGTAGCGAATCCCGGCCTGCCCCTCGCGGTAGCCCTTCCAGAGCCAGTAGTCCGAGTAGGCGGTGTTGAGGTCGATGGCCGCCCCCAGCGCGTGCAGGCTCAGGCGGGAGGTTCCGGCGATCTTCCGCCACACGAACGCCCCGGCACTCGGCCGCGCGTAGGGCAGGAGGGCGGGCTGACGGGCCAGTTCCGCCGCCACCGCCCGCAGGGACGCGGCGGCCCCGTTGACCCGCGTGACCCTGAGGACCTGCCCGAACCAGTTCACGGTGTCCAGGTGGGCCGCCACTTCCTGCGCCGAGCCGCCGTACATCCGCTGGAAAAGGGGCTCGTAGCGCACGCGCCCGGGGTCCTCGTTCCGGGCCGGAACCCGCAGGGGCTGACACGCCGGGTACACCGTGTCCAGCTTGTCGAGGAGGCCGGGCCAGTCGAGGAGGGCGGAATAGCTGGCCGCCCTCGCCCGTTCCAGCGGCATCCGGGTGCCGTCCTTCCAGACGAGGAGATCGCCCTGGACGCGCGACAGGAAAGAAGGGTAGGCCCGGACGAGCCGCCCGGCCGCCAGCCGTTCCCCCGGGGTGAGGCTCGCGGCGAGGCTGCCGGGCAGCAGGAGGGCGGCGAGGAGGGGCGTCCAGAGCCTGGGGGAAGAGCCTCCCATGCCTGCAAGGTATGCCTCTGGCCGGACAACCTGCTCAGCAGACCTGGAGGGCCCGTTTTCCGGCCTTGTCCGCGTACATCCGCAGGTCGCTGAGGCGGACGAGTTCGGCGGGGTCCTGGGTGTCGGCGGGGAAGCAGGCCACGCCCGCGCTCGCGTCCACCTCCCCGAAGCCCGCCGCGCGGGTCCGGTCCACGGCGATCCGCACCCGCTCCAGGATGATCGCCGCCTCGTTCGGGCCCACGCTGGGCAGCACGACCGCGTACTCGTCGCCGCCCAGGCGGTGGACCCGGTCCTCCTCGCGCAGGCACTGGCGCAGGGCGCGGGCGAACTCGCGCAGCAGGGCGTCGCCGCGGGCGTGCCCCAGTGTGTCGTTCAAGCGCTTGAGGCCGTCGAGGTCCACGGAGAGCACGGCGACCGCTGCCCCCAGGCGCCGCGCCCGGCTGAGTTCCGCCCCCAGGTCGATCTCGAACGCCCGGCGGTTGCCCAGCCCCGTCAGGATGTCGGTGCGGGCGGCCGTCTCCAGGCCCTGCACGTGGCGCTGGCGCTCCACCCCGGCCCCCAGCGTGCGCGCCGCCGCCGCGAGCAGGCTGCGCTCGAAGGGCGACCACTCCCCGAAGGGACCCGTCCGGTACACGCCCAGCACCCAGGCCCGCTCGGGGATGTCCACGGCCACCGGGAGCAGCGCGGCCCCCCGCAGCCCGCTTCCCGGAAAGGTGGCGGACAGCCCGGGCGCGGTCAGGAAGACCGCCCGGCCCTGCAGGACCCCCGTGGCCTCGACCTGCCCCACCGGGAGGTCCCAGGTGGGGAGGGGGAGGTCCCCGTGGGTGGCGAGCGGGCGCATCCGGTCCCCCGCGCGCTGCCACAGCACGAGCGTCCCCTCGCCGAGCGCGCGGCCCACCGCCGCCAGGGCCGCCCCCGCCAGATCCTGCGCGCTCGCCTGCCCGTCCAGCAGGTGGGCGAGCTCCAGCAGGGCCTCGGCCTGCTCGCGGGCCCGCACGGCCTCGCGCTGGGCCTGCACCGCTGCCGTCACGTCGTAGCCGGTGCCGACCAGCCCCACTGGGCGCCCCCCGGCATCGTGCAGCGGGGCGTAGTGGGCCTCGAAGATCCGCCCCCCCACCGCCACCTGGGTGGTGAAGCTCTCCCCGGCGAGGGCGCGGTCCAGGTTGGCGAGGACCGCCGGGTCCCCGGCGAACACCTCCCGGACCGAGCGGCCCACGAGTTCGGCGGGGTTCGCCCCCAGGGCGGCCAGGCCGCGCCCCTCGACGAGGGTGAAGGTGCCCGCCGCGTCGGCCGTCCACAGGATGACCGGGGCGGCCTCCAGCGCGAGGCGCAGCCGCTCCTGGCTCTCGCGCAGGGCGGCCCGCGCGGCGCTCTGGCTCAGGCTCTGGCGCACCGCCCGGCTCACGGCGTCCACGAGTTGCCGGTCGCGCGTGGTCCAGGGCCGCTCGCGGTGCAGCCGCAGCAGGGTCATGACGTAGGTGGCCTCCCCCTCGCGCCCCAGGCACACGCTCGCCGCCGAGCGCACCCCGGCGGCCACGAGGTCGGCGTGCGCCCCGGGCTCCCGCGCGTAGTCGGAGACGAACTGGGGCACGTCGCACTCGGCCACGCGCCACAGCAGGCCGCCCTCCTCCCGCCGCAGCTCCCGGGTGGCCTGCCCGGCGAGGTCCCGGCCCGCCGGGCTGTGCCAGGCGCCGCGCGAGGTGGCCCGGTCCCCCCGAACCACCACCAGCCCGCCCCAGTCCACGTCGAGGGCGGCGCCGGTGAGTTCGACGATGTGCGGCAGCAAGTCCCCGGGCGGCAGGTCGAGGTCGGTGAGGTCGCCGATGCCCCGCAGGAGCTGCGAGAGACTCAGGGCGTCTTGCAGGGTCCGGGCCTGCGTCTCCCGAACCTGGGCCGCGCGGTCCGCCTCCTGCCTCCCCAGCCGCAGCTCCAGCTCGTCGATCACGAGCGCGGCGAAGTCCTTGAGCGCGGCGCGTTCCTGGTCCGAAAAGCCCGCCCGCGGCCGCTCGTCCAGGATGCACAGCGTCCCCAGCGTGTGCCCGTCCGGGGTCACGAGCGGCGCCCCCGCGTAGAAGCGCAGCCCCGGCGCCCCCGTCACGAAGGGGTGGAGCGCGAAGCGGGCGTCGGCGGCGAGGTCCGGCACCACGAGCACGTCGAGGCTGTGCAGCGCGTGGGTGCAGAAACTCAGCGAGCGGTCGGTCTGCCGCAGGTCCAGCCCGAAGCAGGCCTTGAAAAAGGTGTGCTGCGACCCGACCAGCGAGATCAGGGAAATGGGGACCCCGAAGAGCCGCGCGGCCAGCGCCGTGAGCCGGTCGAAGGCCGCCTCGGGCAGCGTGTCCAGCACCGCGTAACGTTCGAGGGCCGCCAGCCGCTCCTGTTCCCGGGCCGCAATCGTCTCCATCCCCGCCAGCCTAGGCGGGGGCGTCTGTCACGGCTCTGACAACTTTTGCCGCGCCAGCACGTGAAATTTTCGGCTTTGCCGGGCCTACCCCCGCACGACCTCCAGGATCTTGTCGCCGTACTTCCGCAGCCGCTCCGGCCCCATGCCGCGCACCGCCCTCAGGTCGTCGAGGGTGTAGGGCACCCGGCGGGCGATCTCGGCCAGGGTCGCGTTGCTGGCGATGATGAAGCGGCTGACCTCCTGGCGCCTCGCCTCGGCATTGCGCCACTCGCGCAGCCGGGCATAGATCGCGGCCTGCTCGTCGGTGAGGTCGGCGGCGGGGTCGAGCGCCCCACCCTCGCCCGAGGTTGTGGGCAGGTCCGGGGTGAGGTCGGGCGCGGTGGGGGCGGGCTCGGGCTCGGGTTCCGCGGGTTGGAAAGGTGCGGCGTCCTCCGTCGGCACGTCCTCCACCTCCGGCTCGGGCTCCGGGGCCGGGGCGGTGGCGAGGGGCGGCTGGACCTCCAGCTCGGGCTCGTCCGGCCCGCCGCTGACGGGTGTGGGGAGCGGGGTGGGGCTCTCGGGCTCGAAGTCGCTGAACACGATCTCGGGGGTCCAGGTCACCTCCTCCTCGGCGGGGGGGGCGGGCGCGGTGGGCGCGACATCCTCCACCGGCGGCGCGTCGAAGGTCACGCGGGCCGGGGGCTCGGGGGCGTCGGGGAGGGCCTCGTCCGGGCGGGGGAGATCGGGTTGGGGCACGGGTGAACGGACCTCCCGCTCCTGCCTTGGGCGTTCGGGGCGGCTGTCACGCCCGGGGACACGGGCCGTGGGCTCAGCCTCCCTGACCTCCGCCAGCTCGCGCACGAGGGGCAGCGGGTCCGCCACCGGCCGGGGCTGGCCGCGCAGCAGGGCGAGGGCCGTCTCGGCGTCTTGCAGGCCGGGGGTGAAGACCACGCCGCCCTCCACGCTGCGGGTGGCGGCGAGCACCCCCCCGGGGAGCCAGGGGGTGTCGGGCGCCGCGTCGGGCGGCAGGAGCAGCGCCGTGGGCCCGAAGGGCAGCGCCCCGCCCCCCAGCCGCTCGGCGAGGAGCCCCACCGTGCGCGCGCCCCGGGCCAGCCGCAGCGGCAGCGTCGCCACGTCGCGCAGGGCGAGCGCCACCGTCACGTCGGCGGGCGCGGGGGCAGCGGGGGCGGGGGCCCCACCCGTTCCGAAGAGCAGCGCCAGCTCCCCCTCGCTGAAGCCCGTCAGTGTGACCCCGTCGCGGTACACCACGTAGGCCGCCCCCCGGGTGAACCACCCGCCCCCCGGCGCCAGGGTGGCGTCCACGATCACGGGCACCCCGGCCCGCTCGGCGCGGCGCAGCAGCCGCTCGTCGGGCTCGGCGAGCCAGGCGGCGCGGGCGCCGGTCCAGTCGGCGTCCAGCCCGGCGGCGGCCAGGCCCTGCTCGGCCAGCGCCGCGCGGTTTACCCCCAGCCGCTCGTCCACCCGCACCACGCCGGGCCCCAGCAGCCGGGCGAGTTGCCGGGCCAGGGCGGCCTCGCCCGCCAGCGTCAGGCCCCAGTCCGCGCCCTCCAGGGCGGCGAGCGCGGCGCTCAGCCGGGCATGAGGGTCGCCGCGCTCGGCGTGCAGGCCCACCAGCCGGGCGTCGGGTCGGGGATCGGGGCGGGGAAGGTCAGGCGAGTCCGTCATGCGCCCCATTGTGCCGCACGGGGCCGACATGGCGCGGAGGACTTGCGCGGGAAAGGGTTCATGCGGCTCAGGCGTCCTCGAAGCGCAGGTGCCGGACGCTGCGGCCCACGCTGCGAATCTCGCGCAGGGCCTGCATCCCGATTCTGACGTGCTGGGTGGCGAAGGTTTCCGTCACCCAGCGGTCACTCTCGGTCGTCTTGACCCCCTCGGGCACCATGGGCTGGTCGGACACGAGCAGCAGCGCCCCGGTGGGGATGTGGTTGGCAAAGCCCACCGTGAAGACGGTCGCGGTCTCCATGTCAATCGCCATGCAGCGGGTGCGCGAGAGGTACTCCTTGAACGCCGCGTCGTGCTCCCACACCCGGCGGTTGGTCGTGTACACCGTGCCCGTCCAGTAGTCCAGGCCCGCGTCCCGAATGCTCGACGAGATCGCCCGCTGGAGGCTGAACGCCGGGAGTGCCGGAATCTCGGGCGGCAGGTAGTCGTTGGAGGTGCCGTCGCCCCGGATCGCCGCGATGGGCAGGATGAGGTCCCCCACCTTGTTCTTGCGCTTGAGCCCGCCGCACTTGCCCAGGAACAGCACCGCCTCGGGCTCAACGGCGCTCAGCAGGTCCATGATGGTCGCCGCGTTCGCGCTCCCCA is a window encoding:
- a CDS encoding DUF2268 domain-containing putative Zn-dependent protease (predicted Zn-dependent protease with a strongly conserved HExxH motif) yields the protein MNTSPAPLAPATGAFDDVQRFWAAVDASERRALPLEDTLEQMYFGRLSQALAQFTAWADLTPSRLAETYGTHEAYFRALGPQPGRLREELRMDSLYTALRALFPEAVPARVNFVMGDFSCAGTVAPGQILLALEFFPPVEAWPLALPHLPLPGPHALPARLAHELVHVQQLARCPDLALAEPTVLELALLEGAAEYVGERLSGGLTAPHAHLFGQMNAAEVWAAFREEADSRDGSAWVHGSPARPEWPADLGHFVGYELCRAYHERHAAEANVIRDILHAFESPERFLLPVRERPGKSRPG
- a CDS encoding Uma2 family endonuclease, which gives rise to MSDPAPRAMSVEEYLRTEEKSPYKREYVGGFVYPLHAQAGASEPHVLIAGNIFGVLYADAVRAGCRLYQNDMKLRVEDSASFFYPDVMLVCDRNDNDRYAKTSPCLLVEVLSDSTAAHDRFGKYGVYTAIPSLQTYLIVEQRERRVYAYGRGPGGWALQDLSGSGSIDLPCLGRSITLDEIYRGVL
- a CDS encoding GNAT family N-acetyltransferase produces the protein MSFTVRPATPADAPAIAHVHVTSWRETYTGRMPQDFLDRVTDGAARERRQRMWEGATADPAQVVLVAERGGEVVAFASAGPPRDHPGIDAELFTLYALKAAQGQGMGRALLSALARELHARGHRSLALWVLAENPTREWYLRRGGREAGEKTESVPGGELREVRLVWDDLARLR
- a CDS encoding GGDEF domain-containing protein codes for the protein MVRPVPGDAEETPEFQFRHRSLLVILGCVLGASIVTLCVSGAWLFTALDRLVLSFIVVKNAVLFVWLWRRPRALVRVGVLELLFEGIGGVGKLWLALMVDQTAYSLGGYSYWLMLNYFIAALVWRGRAALWVSLGWFAVLLTLGGLYWFSPGIPGGTKQQYGNTLLQLYLTHATLIAFLTLQGGLLRQYLLAILRAERHARLAHLDGLTGLANRRQLEEWLRLGRERAEGTGQDWSVILFDLDHFKRVNDTHGHAAGDEVLRATAAAVRGVLRNGEYLGRWGGEEFLVILPGVGQPAAARVASRLQAAVAAAPHGGVGPVTVSCGVAQGAPGESVPALLARADEALYAAKRGGRALVEVAG
- a CDS encoding flavin reductase family protein; the protein is MTPPPFFHFDLTALSAADRYKLVTNVVVPRPIAWVSTLGADGHVNLAPFSYFGLMGSDPAVVAFGPGDRADGTPKDTALHIGPGGEFTVNLVSADLAPLMNATATDFPHGMAEPDTLGVALAPGVSVRVPRVAGSPAALECREVQTVLIGRTRVILGEVLGLHLRGDALLDEARMYVDTAALDLVGRMGGRGTYTRTRDTFTIDRVSYVAWRRAREEKAGG
- the xseB gene encoding exodeoxyribonuclease VII small subunit, which produces MPEKTPSLSYRAAYARLSRIAAELETGEADLDRVLPLLEEARAAYAACRGRIEAVRAVLAGEWGGAETDPEDEDDADEAAEDGAEDDPYADPF
- a CDS encoding lysophospholipid acyltransferase family protein, which gives rise to MSDARPSTATPAEGARVPRVIPWVYRLVVFTTTLPIFLRGQRVEIHGREHVPPPGTPLIVAGNHRTGFDPFLIAYSLPPGRFLQFMAKKELFVPVIGDIIRAGGSFPVDRSANDLGAVRTSLRILQAGGTLGIFPEGTRGGGEMQGGVALLALKGKSPVLPVGLSRQGRRWIVRFGEPLPPTGGMKALTAALGERLAELAQPVGERVSGG
- a CDS encoding ABC transporter substrate-binding protein, which translates into the protein MKTLLTLTATLALTATAGATSYPLTLTDDLGRKVTLKAEPKRIVSVLPSTTETLCALGLCDRLVGVDDYSDFPQQVTKLPKVGGLYNPNIEAMVALKPDLVIVSKYGKLVEPLTQAGVTVLAINPETYDEVFSKTLTLGRVVNREAQAKQLVLNMRRDIARVEILTRNAVRKPTTYLEIDPTPYSVGPNSFMGVLLTKAGARNIIPASMGDFPKVDPEFIVKANPQLMLGLDAKAAAGRPGWNTIQAVKAGRVLEIPKELDTILSRPGPRLPQALRGLARLVHPELFK
- a CDS encoding FecCD family ABC transporter permease, translating into MSLEGEGRVLPVPTRGPRRLGRTAALVAVLLAAVVLAVGLGSVTIPPGDVLGALWRGLSGADLAGNDVIVWQIRLPRVAMGVLVGACLAVCGGAFQGVFRNPLADPYLLGVASGAGLGATVGIVAGWPRATIPLVALGTALGAVALALGLAREGRRFPPTRLILAGVVVGSVLSAFSTFLILRGEDRARQVLAYTLGDLGFSGWRDVATVLPYAAVGCGVLILLGRALDTLGLGDLTARSLGVPVERLRLLVVIAGSVATAAAVAYVGIIGFVGLIVPHVVRLAWGANHRVLLPVSALMGGALLVLADLLARTTILSQVGVVTTLLGGPFFLWLLRRGRHE